The DNA region TTTCTGGCAGAGGGTAAACATGCCAAAGGCTTTGAGGCTGAGAATTTGTTACTTCGGGAGAAAGAGGGAATTTCTGTGAggctgagcaggggtggggtgggacaagTGCTGGAGAAAGGAGCAGAGGCCAGACCGTTTTAAGCCTAGATCTGACTTCATAGTGGTGGTGGAGAGCGGCCCCATGAAGGGTTTTAGGCAAGAAAATGACCTGGGAAATGCAGGTTAGAAAGCTCTTCAAGTGAATTCCTCTACTCCAGTGACTTCCAGAGTGACTTTTGTATTGCTGCAATTCTCAAATTCTGTCCATGTGCACCTATAATCTGAATTTCCAGCCCTCTTTGCTTATGAGTTCCAGGTCCAAGTGCACAGGTGCCTTCAATTTGAAATATTCCTACTGGGTGCTCCAGCTCAGCAGAGGGAACAACAGCCAGTCAGGTGCCTGAGTCTGAGCATCTCCCTCAGCTCCCAAGCCAATCTGGTTGATTTTGACTTCATACATGTGGCCACTGTCTGTATATTGCCGTCATTTGAGGCCATGCAACTTTGTCTCCTAGACCCCCTCAGGAGCATTCTCCCAGCCTATCCTTGAGCTCTTTGTTTCTTATTCCAACCACACGACTGTGCTCACCTCAGGGTCATCAGACTTGCTATTCTATCTGCCAAGAAAGGTTCACCCATCTCCCCCATGCTTGCTCTTCCTTTGGTTACCACTGCTTATTGATTCCTCTCCGTCTATATGTTATGTTCGCAAGGTGGCCTCTCCTGACACccagtctgtttattttttaattattatttttaaaattttatttttgagagagagcgcagggaaggagcagagagagagagagagggagacacaggatctgaagcaggctccatactctgagctgtcagcacagagcctgatgcagggctcaaactcaccaactgtgtgatcatgacctgagccaaagttagatgctcaaccgactgagccacccaggcgcccctcacccagTCTGTTTAGACGAGACCAGGGTTTCTCAGTATCAGCACTTTTGACATTTTGGCCCAGATCCTTTTTTTGTGTGGGGGGCTGTCTGTGCTTTGCAGGACGTTTAggagcatccctggcttctactcCTAGTTGCCAGTTAGCATAgctcccagttgtgacaaccagaatgtctccagatattgccagaTGTCTTCTGGAGGGAAAATCCTGTGGAAtagattttcctcttttatacTCTTAAAGCAACCTGTATAGTTCTTTCTTGGAACTTACCAGAGTTACAACAATGTAGTTTACTTGGGTGATACTGTTTATTGTCTGCCTGATGGGCAGGAGTCTGGGTCTGTGCTTGTCTTACTCACTACTCCAGCATGTAGTTAGTTCCTTGTCTGGTTTATAATTGATGCTCAGTTCATGTCTATTGAATGTCGAAAAATGGAGATTGCAAGCTAAGAATATCATGAGGAACTGTTAATGTCATCTCAGGTTAAGGTGATATCCTGGGGCAAAGTCACTGTGGTGGGGAGGATTTGcaaaatctttagaaaatgagCACTCGGAACATGAGAAGATGTGGGAAGTTTAGAGGAGTAAGTGGTGAGCTTCCTGctttggggctggggctgagtaGAGGGTGGCAATGGTTGAGAGAACTTGAAGGTGAACTAGTAGAGTGGGAAGTGCCTGCAGGGCAGGCAGGAGGTGGCTTAGGGTCATGGGAACCTTGGCTGTCAAAGTAGGGGCTGCCTCTCCTGGTTCTTCTCATCAGTGTTGAACATGCTCACATCTGAGCTTCAAGGAAGAAGTTTCTGGAAATCCAGAGGCGTTCTGCTGTGGCCCCAAGGTGGGAGGATCACCTTTAGGGACAGCCTCTGCCCTGGGGGAGGgatgggttggggggggcggaAGAGGGTGTGTAGAAGCAGATGAGGCTGAGGATTTGGGAGAAAGGCTGACAGGCTTCCAATGGAAGGATGAGAAGTTAGGTGGGGCGAGGAAGAGCCTGTGTTTGAGGAAGTCAGGTTGAACTGAGTATCTGAATGTCAGCATTGAAAGTCCAGCTGAAGCTGAGGCCGGGGATTGTCCAGGGTTCAAGCCTGCAGGGTCGTGTGTTCTAATGCATTCGCAGGCTACATGCCCGCGTTTTCCCTGCCCTCGTCTCTTCATGACTTATCAGAGGTGAGGTTCTGATGtggctctctgcctctgtctaGGTGAGGGGCCAGATGTCCTGGTGTACAGCCTCGATTTTGGTGGCCATCTGCGGATGATGAAGCgcgtgcagaacctgcttggccACTATCTTATCCATGGGTTCCGGGTGCGACCAGAACCAAACGGAGACCTTGACTCGGAGGCTATGGTGGCTGTGTTTGGGAGCAAGGGACTCCGAGTTGTGAAAGTTAGCTGGGGACAGGGCCGCTTCCGGGAGCTCTGGCGCTCTGGCCTATGGAACATGTCTGACTGGATCTGGGATGCACGTTGGCTTGAGGGGAACATAGCCTTGGCCCTGGGCCATAACTCAGTAGTGCTATACGACCCTGTGGTAGGGTGCATGCTGCAGGAGGTGCCCTGCACAGACAGGTGCACCCTCTCCTCAGCCTGTCTGATCGGAGACACCTGGAAGGAGCTGACCATAGTGGCAGGTGCTGTTTCCAATCAGCTCCTTGTCTGGTACCCAGCAGCTGCCTTAATAGATAATAAGCCTGTGGCCCCTGACCGACGGGTCAGTGGGCATGTGGGTGTCATCTTCAGCATGTCGTACCTGGAAAGTAAAGGCTTGTTGGCCACAGCTTCAGAAGACCGAAGTGTCCGCATCTGGAAGGTGGGTGACCTGCGGGTGCCTGGGGGTCGGGTACAGAATATTGGGCACTGCTTTGGGCACAGTGCCCGTGTGTGGCAGGTCAAGCTACTAGAGAATTACCTTATCAGTGCTGGAGAGGACTGTGTCTGCTTGGTATGGAGCCACGAAGGTGAGATCCTTCAGGCCTTTCGGGGCCACCAGGGTCGTGGCATCAGGGCTTTAGCTGCCCATGAGAGGCAGGCCTGGGTGGTTACTGGGGGTGATGACTCAGGCATCCGGCTGTGGCACTTGGTAGGGCGTGGGTACCCAGGTTCGGGGGTCTCAGCTCTCTGCTTCAAGTCCCGTAGCAGGCCAGGTACCCTCAAGGCTGTGACGCTGGCTGGCTCATGGCGACTACTGGCAGTGACTGACACAGGGGTCCTGTACCTCTATGACTTTGAGGTCAAGTGCTGGGAGCAGCTGCTGGAGGATAAACGCTTCCAGTCCTACTGCCTCCTGGAGGCAGCCCCTGGTCCTGAGGGCTTTGGACTGTGTGCCATGGCCAATGGGGAGGGTCGTGTCAAGGTTGTCCCCATCAACACTCCAACAGCAGCTGTGGACCTGACCCTGTTCTGTGGGAAGGTGCATAGTCTGAGCTGGGCCTTGCGTGGCTATGAGGAGCTCCTGTTGCTGGCATCGGGCCCTGGTGGTGTGGTGGCTTGCCTGGAAATCTCAGCCGCACCCTCTGGCAAAGCCATCTTTGTAAAGGAACGTTGCCGGTACCTACTGCCTCCAAGCAAGCAGAGATGGCACACATGCAGTGCCTTCTTACCCCCTGGTGACTTCCTGGTGTGCGGGGACCGTCGGGGCTCTGTGTTGCTGTTCCCCTCCAGACCAGCTCTGCTCAAGGATCTTGGGATTGGGGGCAAGGCCGGAGCTGTCACTGGAGCACTTGAAGCAGGTAGTGGCAGTGGTGGGGATGAAACTGAGTGGGGCCCTGTGtccaccctcccttctctgcaCGGGAAGCAGGGTGTGACCTCGGTCACCTGCCATGGTGGCTACGTGTATACCACAGGGCGTGATGGCGCCTATTACCAGCTCTTTGTGCGAGGTGGCCAACTCCAGCCAGTCCTAAGGCAGAAGTCCTGTCGAGGCATGAACTGGGTGGCTGGGCTCCGTATGATGGCTGATGGGAGTATGGTCATCCTGGGTTTCCATGCCAATGAGTTTGTGGTGTGGAGTCCCCGATCCCATGAAAAGCTGCACATCGTTAACTGTGGTGGAGGGCACCGCTCCTGGGCCTTCTCTGATACCGAGGCGGCTATGGCCTTTGCCTACCTCAAGGATGGGGATGTCATGCTGTACCGGGCTCTGGGTGGCTGTACTAGGCCACACGTGATCCTCCGGGAGAGCCTGCATGGCCGTGAGATCACTTGTGTAAAGCGTGTGGGCACCATCACTCTGGGACCTGAATTTGAGATGCCCAGCTTCATGCAGCCTGACTACTTGGAGCCCGGCAGCGAGGGGCCTGGCCTGACTGACATTGTGATCACATGCAGCGAGGACACCACTGTCTGTGTCCTGGCGCTCCCCACAGCCACTGGCTCGGCCCATGCACTTACAGCTGTCTGTAATCACGTCTCCTCGGTGCGTGCGCTGGCTGTGTGGGGCATTGGTACCCCAGGTGGCCCTCAGGATCCTCGGCCAGGCCTGACTGCTCATGTGGTGTCTGCGGGGGGCCGGGCTGAGATGCATTGCTTCAGCATCATGGTCACCCCAGACCCCAGCACCCCGAGCCGCCTCGCCTGCCACGTCATGCACCTTTCGTCCCACCGGCTAGACGAGTACTGGGACCGGCAGCGCAATCGGCACCGGATGATCAAGGTGGATCCAGAGACCAGGTAATGTGCACTGCTAGGTGGGAGTGTAGGGTGGTGTCACGCAGGGCAAGCCCCTTACAGCTGCTCCCAGGTTTGCCCTGACCTGTGTCTGGTCTCGGCAGGTATATGTCCCTAGCTATCTGTGAGCTCGACAGGCCTGGCCTTGGCCCCCTTGTGGCTGCAGCCTGCAGTGATGGAGCAGTGAGGTAAGAATGGGCATGGGGGGTGGTAGGGCCAAGAGACAAAGCCTGGTAGGTTGTCCAGAATGGGTTCTGAGCTGGGCCACTCTCCGCCCCCCAGGCTCTTTCTTTTGCAGGACTCTGGGCGGCGGCTGCAGCTCCTGGCTGAAACCTTCCACCACAAGCGGTGTGTCCTTAAGGTCCATTCCTTTACACATGAGGCACCCAACCAGCGGCGGTGAGAGAGGCTGCATGGTGGTCCTGCGTGGGCCAGGTGGGGGCTCCTGTTGCTTTCCATCCCCCTCACTGACCTAGctgccctcccctggctcccAGGAGGCTGTTCCTGTGCAGTGCAGCTACTGATGGCAGCTTGGCCTTCTGGGATCTCACTACTGTGCTAGACCATGGTTCCACTGCCCTGGAGCCTCCAACGGACCCCGGGCTTCCCTACCGTGAGTAGCCAGTGTACAACCATggctgtccctccccacctcacacttTGCCTTCACCCATGTGGCAGCGAGGCCCTGATAACCAACTTTTTCCTCCAGGACTGGGCACCCCCTGCCTGACCCTCCAGGCTCATAGCTGTGGTGTCAACAGCCTGCACACCTTGCCCACACGTGAGGGCCAACTTGTGGCCAGTGGCAGTGAGGATGGCTCCCTCCATGTCTTTGTGCTGGCTGTGGAGGCACCAGAGCTGGAAGAGGCCGCTGGGGGTGCTGAGCTGGTGCCCCAGTTGCATGTGCTAGAGGAATACTCTGTCCCCTGTGCACATGCTGCCCATGTGACAGGCCTCAAGATCCTAAGCCCAAGCCTTATGGTCTCAGCCTCCATCGACCAACGGCTGACCTTCTGGCGTCTGGGGCATGGTGAGCCCACCTTCATGAACAGTACCGTGTACCACGTCCCAGATGTGGCTGACATGGACTGCTGGCCTGTGAGCCCTGAGTTTGGCCACCGCTGTGCTCTTGGGGGCCAGGGGCTTGAGGTTTACAACTGGTATGATTGAAGTGTCCCGCGGTGGCCGGCATGCTGGGTATGGGGCCTGCTCGCAGACGGAGTGGAACAGGAGTGACTGTCTGTGCCCATGCCCAGTGTGCCTTGAGGGGAGGAGGCGGCAGCCGCGGGTTCCTGACGTCAGAGCAGGAGCTGGAGGTGAGTAGGGTGCCATCTGGGCAGACCAAAAATATGCCCTACTGCATATAATAGGACCAGGCTTTATAATAgaagtagtttatttttggtttcaggTCCCTAACaaaatctgtgtatctttttttcagGTGATGACTCTGTAAACATTCCTAGATATTTGGGGTCTCTGTGGCCTTAGATATGGTTCAGCGGAGGGAGGCCCAGCGTGGCTAGGCCGGTGTGAAGCACTTCACGCACGGCCCGCAGAAGCTGGAGACGGGCAAACATTTGACCAAACAGGTGTGGTCGAGGTGCCTGTTGGAGAGAAAGGGCCTGCTGGTCTCGTCCTTTGCTTCCCTTGCACCCCCGCAACCCCCCACCCCGTTTTGCTGTGCACTTACTCCTAGGATGTGTATGCGGTTATAGTAGGAGCTGAAATCCATGCTGAGCTGTACCAGGAACTTGCACATctagagacagagactgagtcaCTGGCTGGTCTCTGATCTTGTGCCCAACCCAGAATAAAGCATTGAGTGTGCAGTGTCTGTCCCCGTCTCCTCTGCCTCACCGTCTCTGTGCGTGCGGTCGTGTGCAGCCCTGGGGCTGTGCATG from Panthera leo isolate Ple1 chromosome A2, P.leo_Ple1_pat1.1, whole genome shotgun sequence includes:
- the WDR6 gene encoding WD repeat-containing protein 6 isoform X2, whose amino-acid sequence is MLTSELQGRSFWKSRGVLLWPQGEGPDVLVYSLDFGGHLRMMKRVQNLLGHYLIHGFRVRPEPNGDLDSEAMVAVFGSKGLRVVKVSWGQGRFRELWRSGLWNMSDWIWDARWLEGNIALALGHNSVVLYDPVVGCMLQEVPCTDRCTLSSACLIGDTWKELTIVAGAVSNQLLVWYPAAALIDNKPVAPDRRVSGHVGVIFSMSYLESKGLLATASEDRSVRIWKVGDLRVPGGRVQNIGHCFGHSARVWQVKLLENYLISAGEDCVCLVWSHEGEILQAFRGHQGRGIRALAAHERQAWVVTGGDDSGIRLWHLVGRGYPGSGVSALCFKSRSRPGTLKAVTLAGSWRLLAVTDTGVLYLYDFEVKCWEQLLEDKRFQSYCLLEAAPGPEGFGLCAMANGEGRVKVVPINTPTAAVDLTLFCGKVHSLSWALRGYEELLLLASGPGGVVACLEISAAPSGKAIFVKERCRYLLPPSKQRWHTCSAFLPPGDFLVCGDRRGSVLLFPSRPALLKDLGIGGKAGAVTGALEAGSGSGGDETEWGPVSTLPSLHGKQGVTSVTCHGGYVYTTGRDGAYYQLFVRGGQLQPVLRQKSCRGMNWVAGLRMMADGSMVILGFHANEFVVWSPRSHEKLHIVNCGGGHRSWAFSDTEAAMAFAYLKDGDVMLYRALGGCTRPHVILRESLHGREITCVKRVGTITLGPEFEMPSFMQPDYLEPGSEGPGLTDIVITCSEDTTVCVLALPTATGSAHALTAVCNHVSSVRALAVWGIGTPGGPQDPRPGLTAHVVSAGGRAEMHCFSIMVTPDPSTPSRLACHVMHLSSHRLDEYWDRQRNRHRMIKVDPETRYMSLAICELDRPGLGPLVAAACSDGAVRLFLLQDSGRRLQLLAETFHHKRCVLKVHSFTHEAPNQRRRLFLCSAATDGSLAFWDLTTVLDHGSTALEPPTDPGLPYRLGTPCLTLQAHSCGVNSLHTLPTREGQLVASGSEDGSLHVFVLAVEAPELEEAAGGAELVPQLHVLEEYSVPCAHAAHVTGLKILSPSLMVSASIDQRLTFWRLGHGEPTFMNSTVYHVPDVADMDCWPVSPEFGHRCALGGQGLEVYNWYD
- the WDR6 gene encoding WD repeat-containing protein 6 isoform X3, whose amino-acid sequence is MDAHEDYVWPRATSELILLPVTGLECVGDRLLAGEGPDVLVYSLDFGGHLRMMKRVQNLLGHYLIHGFRVRPEPNGDLDSEAMVAVFGSKGLRVVKVSWGQGRFRELWRSGLWNMSDWIWDARWLEGNIALALGHNSVVLYDPVVGCMLQEVPCTDRCTLSSACLIGDTWKELTIVAGAVSNQLLVWYPAAALIDNKPVAPDRRVSGHVGVIFSMSYLESKGLLATASEDRSVRIWKVGDLRVPGGRVQNIGHCFGHSARVWQVKLLENYLISAGEDCVCLVWSHEGEILQAFRGHQGRGIRALAAHERQAWVVTGGDDSGIRLWHLVGRGYPGSGVSALCFKSRSRPGTLKAVTLAGSWRLLAVTDTGVLYLYDFEVKCWEQLLEDKRFQSYCLLEAAPGPEGFGLCAMANGEGRVKVVPINTPTAAVDLTLFCGKVHSLSWALRGYEELLLLASGPGGVVACLEISAAPSGKAIFVKERCRYLLPPSKQRWHTCSAFLPPGDFLVCGDRRGSVLLFPSRPALLKDLGIGGKAGAVTGALEAGRDGAYYQLFVRGGQLQPVLRQKSCRGMNWVAGLRMMADGSMVILGFHANEFVVWSPRSHEKLHIVNCGGGHRSWAFSDTEAAMAFAYLKDGDVMLYRALGGCTRPHVILRESLHGREITCVKRVGTITLGPEFEMPSFMQPDYLEPGSEGPGLTDIVITCSEDTTVCVLALPTATGSAHALTAVCNHVSSVRALAVWGIGTPGGPQDPRPGLTAHVVSAGGRAEMHCFSIMVTPDPSTPSRLACHVMHLSSHRLDEYWDRQRNRHRMIKVDPETRYMSLAICELDRPGLGPLVAAACSDGAVRLFLLQDSGRRLQLLAETFHHKRCVLKVHSFTHEAPNQRRRLFLCSAATDGSLAFWDLTTVLDHGSTALEPPTDPGLPYRLGTPCLTLQAHSCGVNSLHTLPTREGQLVASGSEDGSLHVFVLAVEAPELEEAAGGAELVPQLHVLEEYSVPCAHAAHVTGLKILSPSLMVSASIDQRLTFWRLGHGEPTFMNSTVYHVPDVADMDCWPVSPEFGHRCALGGQGLEVYNWYD
- the WDR6 gene encoding WD repeat-containing protein 6 isoform X1 yields the protein MDAHEDYVWPRATSELILLPVTGLECVGDRLLAGEGPDVLVYSLDFGGHLRMMKRVQNLLGHYLIHGFRVRPEPNGDLDSEAMVAVFGSKGLRVVKVSWGQGRFRELWRSGLWNMSDWIWDARWLEGNIALALGHNSVVLYDPVVGCMLQEVPCTDRCTLSSACLIGDTWKELTIVAGAVSNQLLVWYPAAALIDNKPVAPDRRVSGHVGVIFSMSYLESKGLLATASEDRSVRIWKVGDLRVPGGRVQNIGHCFGHSARVWQVKLLENYLISAGEDCVCLVWSHEGEILQAFRGHQGRGIRALAAHERQAWVVTGGDDSGIRLWHLVGRGYPGSGVSALCFKSRSRPGTLKAVTLAGSWRLLAVTDTGVLYLYDFEVKCWEQLLEDKRFQSYCLLEAAPGPEGFGLCAMANGEGRVKVVPINTPTAAVDLTLFCGKVHSLSWALRGYEELLLLASGPGGVVACLEISAAPSGKAIFVKERCRYLLPPSKQRWHTCSAFLPPGDFLVCGDRRGSVLLFPSRPALLKDLGIGGKAGAVTGALEAGSGSGGDETEWGPVSTLPSLHGKQGVTSVTCHGGYVYTTGRDGAYYQLFVRGGQLQPVLRQKSCRGMNWVAGLRMMADGSMVILGFHANEFVVWSPRSHEKLHIVNCGGGHRSWAFSDTEAAMAFAYLKDGDVMLYRALGGCTRPHVILRESLHGREITCVKRVGTITLGPEFEMPSFMQPDYLEPGSEGPGLTDIVITCSEDTTVCVLALPTATGSAHALTAVCNHVSSVRALAVWGIGTPGGPQDPRPGLTAHVVSAGGRAEMHCFSIMVTPDPSTPSRLACHVMHLSSHRLDEYWDRQRNRHRMIKVDPETRYMSLAICELDRPGLGPLVAAACSDGAVRLFLLQDSGRRLQLLAETFHHKRCVLKVHSFTHEAPNQRRRLFLCSAATDGSLAFWDLTTVLDHGSTALEPPTDPGLPYRLGTPCLTLQAHSCGVNSLHTLPTREGQLVASGSEDGSLHVFVLAVEAPELEEAAGGAELVPQLHVLEEYSVPCAHAAHVTGLKILSPSLMVSASIDQRLTFWRLGHGEPTFMNSTVYHVPDVADMDCWPVSPEFGHRCALGGQGLEVYNWYD
- the WDR6 gene encoding WD repeat-containing protein 6 isoform X4, with translation MMKRVQNLLGHYLIHGFRVRPEPNGDLDSEAMVAVFGSKGLRVVKVSWGQGRFRELWRSGLWNMSDWIWDARWLEGNIALALGHNSVVLYDPVVGCMLQEVPCTDRCTLSSACLIGDTWKELTIVAGAVSNQLLVWYPAAALIDNKPVAPDRRVSGHVGVIFSMSYLESKGLLATASEDRSVRIWKVGDLRVPGGRVQNIGHCFGHSARVWQVKLLENYLISAGEDCVCLVWSHEGEILQAFRGHQGRGIRALAAHERQAWVVTGGDDSGIRLWHLVGRGYPGSGVSALCFKSRSRPGTLKAVTLAGSWRLLAVTDTGVLYLYDFEVKCWEQLLEDKRFQSYCLLEAAPGPEGFGLCAMANGEGRVKVVPINTPTAAVDLTLFCGKVHSLSWALRGYEELLLLASGPGGVVACLEISAAPSGKAIFVKERCRYLLPPSKQRWHTCSAFLPPGDFLVCGDRRGSVLLFPSRPALLKDLGIGGKAGAVTGALEAGSGSGGDETEWGPVSTLPSLHGKQGVTSVTCHGGYVYTTGRDGAYYQLFVRGGQLQPVLRQKSCRGMNWVAGLRMMADGSMVILGFHANEFVVWSPRSHEKLHIVNCGGGHRSWAFSDTEAAMAFAYLKDGDVMLYRALGGCTRPHVILRESLHGREITCVKRVGTITLGPEFEMPSFMQPDYLEPGSEGPGLTDIVITCSEDTTVCVLALPTATGSAHALTAVCNHVSSVRALAVWGIGTPGGPQDPRPGLTAHVVSAGGRAEMHCFSIMVTPDPSTPSRLACHVMHLSSHRLDEYWDRQRNRHRMIKVDPETRYMSLAICELDRPGLGPLVAAACSDGAVRLFLLQDSGRRLQLLAETFHHKRCVLKVHSFTHEAPNQRRRLFLCSAATDGSLAFWDLTTVLDHGSTALEPPTDPGLPYRLGTPCLTLQAHSCGVNSLHTLPTREGQLVASGSEDGSLHVFVLAVEAPELEEAAGGAELVPQLHVLEEYSVPCAHAAHVTGLKILSPSLMVSASIDQRLTFWRLGHGEPTFMNSTVYHVPDVADMDCWPVSPEFGHRCALGGQGLEVYNWYD